The genomic stretch ATGAAGTTAGCCGGCGCCAGTTGGGAGTTGGGTGGCTTTGGGGAGCGCTCGCCCGTGGCAAAGCCTGAGAGCTTGATGCGAAGCTCAGTTCATACACCGAGCGAATATCAGGCACTTCCAAAGGAAGCTTGAAACGGAAATTGACCCTGTCAACCGAGCGCTACTCCTGAGGCTCCTCGCCCAATAGGAGGCTTGGCGGCTCCCTCACGTTGTCGGTGTTGTTAAGCCATAAACCATGCCGGCCTTTCGTAGCCTAGCGACTGATGATCCGCCTTATGAGGTTTCGTCAGGGTCTTCATGGTAGGTTAAATCGCTGATCAACCCTTTGACGTGTTTTGCCCATTCGTGTTCCGGAATTCGCAACAGACGAGCTAGCTTCCAGGACTCGCGCGGCAGGCTTCGACGATAAGGGCGGCGGCCAGCCGAAACGGCCCGCTGGTGAGGCCTGCACACACGCTCATTTGCCTAAGCCCGGAGTGTTGATGTGCAGTGTGAGGCTGATCTGCAAAAGCGGCCGGTGCCCTCCATCGTGCCGAGATCGGGCCTCCGCTCGGGCGGCGCTCTTCTCCGCCAGAGAGGTGCGGGTCAGCGTGTACGAGAAGCCGCACTGCACTTGACGACCAAGGACAAGCAGAAAGCGTTCGATATGGCCAAGGAGATCGGCGGCAAGGCGCGAGTCGAGGAAATCACTCCGAAGCGGCCTCGTAAGTACTAGAAGTGGTAGTTTATGCCGACACGGACCGTATCTAACTTGATGGCATCGGAGGTGGTACTAACGACTTCGAAGTCTGGTTTCCCCAAATCCACATGCAGGTATTCTGCCTTGAGGGAAAGGTGCTGGTTCATCGCCCACTCGACGCCGGCGCCAGCCGACCAACCCCAGCGAGTGTCGCTATAGCCGCAGGTGGCACCACCACCGCATGCGCCGAGATCGGCCGATCCCTTCACGCGTCCCACGGCAAAGCCGCCTGTGACATAGGGAAGTAGATTCTCAAAGGCATATCCCAAGCGGGCGCGACCGGTGCCGAACCAACTCACCTTGGCGGAGCAGCCTTCAATGTAGCAGGGGGCGCCGACAGGTGGCTCCAATACATCGCCTCTGATATTCGCGTAGGAGATGTCACCTTCCACGCCAAGCACGAAGCGGTCGTTCTGCCAGTTGTATCCACCAGTCAGGCCGCCGACAAAACCGTTTGCATCAAAGTCGACCGACAAGGTCGCCGGGACATAATTGTAGGTTTGTGACCCCCAGCCATACCCAGCAACTGCGCCGATATATGCGCCCGACCAATTGACCGTAGTGACCGGATCGGTCGCTACGGCGTCGGCGGCTATGGCAGAACCGGCAACGAGCGAAACCAATCCGGCCAGCAGAATGGAAATCAGGCGCATTAATCAATCCCCAGCAAAAACCCTCGAAGCTGTTTAGCAATGGGGTAGGGAGACCGATATGGCAATTCTGCAACAAGCGTCTGCTTTTAGGCCGGACGCCGGAGACGTTGCCGCCGATGCGACATGCAGAAGGTCGTCAGCAAAATAGCCCCTCCGCCGTGCGGGACGTCACCGGGAAGGAAGTCGAGTTCATCCGCTGGAACGCTACAGGACCGGTGCGTCCCCTTACGGGTGGGTAGCACCATCGAGCTTGCCGACATCAAAAACAAAGCCCCGGCGCGGGGTGAGGCGCCGGGGCTTTTAGTTATGTACGAGCTACATTCCATGTCCGCATATGACAGTGCGCCAATCTGCTCAACAAACGGTAAGTTCAGCATGCAACTTGAAGTTGGTCGCCAGCGAAATCACGACTGGAAGCGGACGTTCGAACCACCACGCGGGACTTAGGTGGGTGGCCCAGCAGCTTTGGTTGCAAGAGGGACTGGCAGCGGAAGGCCGCTGGGCCTGACCGGTAGTGGCCTTGAGGACGGGCGCGCGTCCGGCTAGAAAATGTATACGCCATTGCTGATATAATCGGGATTTATCAAAATGAACGATGGAAGCAGCAAAAGGTGGAGGACGCGACGGCCATGACCTACGTCGTGAGCGTATTCGACAAGCAGCACTGGCGACCTGACGACAGGTACAAGAGCGAAGGCCTTAGCGCTTGAGCAGGGGGATGGTGCAGGATGCAGCTAAGGCGCGGGTCGAGGAGTTCACGCTGAAGCGGAAGACGCGTAGGTAAAAAAGCCGGCGCCCTCGCAGGGAGGTTGCCCGAATGACGCCGGCCGGACGGTCCCTTTCAGGTCCGCCGCACCTCAGACATAGCTGAGTCTTTCCGTTACGTCATGCTGGAGGAGCGTCATGTATACGAGTTACGAGCTCATTGTCTACGGGCCGCCCGCCGGCTCGCAAACGCCTCTAGTTCATCAAGCGTAAACTCGTTTTGGTATCTGTATTGCGAACCATCTGAATAGATACCGCCGGCATTTATCGAAAGGATGACCGCCCCATCCGTTTCGAATCTGACCTCGCCATCGCCCAACGGTCTATGGAAAATCGTTCGAGAAACGCCTTCTCGTTTCGCAGGTCCCACTAGGATCCGCATAGCCTACCTCGCCCTGTTGCTTCGCAAATAGGAAGCAGCGCCCTCCCGCCACAACTAAGCTCCAGGTGCAATTGCCGCACCAAACTAAGGTGTCCCAATATGGGGGCAAAACTGGAGACCGGAGGCGCAAGAGCACGGCTCCTACGGCTGGGTAGGACTTCAGTCTTAGTCCAGCCGATAGGCTTAGTTGCGTAGTTACTAATATGCCCATAGTTTTGGCAGCGCGGGGGACAGTCGAACGCTTCCCGCAGTGGCCGGTGTGGTCCGATGCCCCCAACAAGAGCCCAAACCGCACCGGCCATCCGGCATATCAAGTTGCCGCATCGGGGAAGGCAGTCCTTAAGTGCTCTCAATTGTTTTGCGGGAAAAGCTGGTTTGCGAATGCGGTTGCACCGGGTATTTGAAACTACGAGAAGACGACCTGCCCTTTAGCGGCCCCTGGGAATCCTGCAGCTTGGAGGGTTTCAGTGGCGGCAGCCTGACGATCACCAATTCCGGAAATATTCCCGGCGACAAGTTGGCCTACCTCCGCCCTTTGTGTCCTCAATGCAGCCAGTGGGGCAAGGTGAAATATGCCAGCCGAACCTGAGCTCGCAAGAACCATCACCTACATCGTCAGCGTTTTCGAGCAACCGCACTGGCGCACGGTGCTGACCACCAAGGACAAGCAGGCGGCTCTCGATATGGCCAAGGAGATCGGCGACAAGGTGCGTGTCGCAGAGACCACGCCAAAGCCGAAGGAGCGCTGAGGACTCGAAGCGCCGCAAGCCTGTGCATCATTATGGGTCAGAATACCTGGCACCGCGATTGCATTGCGTTATCTCAGCAGGGGCAAACCAACACCCCAGCAAGTCCCGTTAATCCCTAGGGACGGTCCGCCGCTGCCGTGAATGGGGCGGCGGGCTATACTTACAGTGGTTTCGCCTGACTATGGTCGCTTATTGCTTCGCCGCATGATCTAGGAGCCGAATAGCCAGATCACGGCGCGGTTCGGAGTTGGCGCGGTCGACCCCCTCGACGGTAATTGCGATCGTTCCGTTCTCGATCCTGGATATCCATCCCTTCGCTTTCATGTATCACAAGTGGAATTCGAGATGTTCCCGTCGACAGCCTAACAAGCGTTCGATCTCTACGTCGCCAATTCCGGGATTGCTCACGTCCTGCCTGCGCTTCACGCAAAGGAGCCCAAGCAGTTTGGCCTGGACCACGGCATCCTTGTCGGCTCCCCTGACATCGCTCGCTTCATCGGCCAATTGAAGGCGTAGCCCCGCGTGCTCCCGGTACAAGATGTCATACTGCGCGCGCTTGACTGGATCCTTTAGAACGTTGTGTGCCTCTACAATTTTACTGAAGCGGGCTTCATTGACCGTCTGTTGATTGTCTGGATGGTAGCGCATGGCAAAAATCCTAAACACCCGCTCGATCGTTTCCGAATTGGCGTTAGGGCTGACTTCCAGAAATTCGTAGTAATCAATGAACATTGCTGCGCTCCCCGCTGGGACAACAGTATATTCATCAGAGGGGTAAAGTAATGGAACGTCCAATGGACAGGAACGGAACCAAAGCGGTAACGTCAGACCTTTGCCTGCGGCACGCCAGACTTTGGTCTTAGTACAAAAAGCCCGCCGCGTACCCCCACGCGACGGGCTCTCTATAGCGGACGGTCGCTTCCCGGAGAATCTGCCTCCATATTAGAAACTCGTGATGGACGGGATTGGTTCCCTGTGTGATCGGGGTAGCGCCTATAGGATCGTTGAGTTTTACGAGGCCGGCGCCACGCCTTGGAGAACAACCCGACACCGGCCAGACGAACCGTCAGGTCCGCCGCGCCTCATGCATGATGGATTCGCGGGCGCGTCGGTATGGTGCGATCACGTATCCGCTAGTGGCTGCAATATTCGCTTGCACTAATATACAGGTGACGTTACGTCATGCTGCAGCATCTTGGGGATGCGCAACCGTGGGGAAGTACGATGAGAGTGGCAACTTTTTGCGCGGCGATCGTAATCGCTGCGACCGGTGTCGCTGTGGCCAAGGAGAAAAAGGTGGTGGTCAGTAATGCTGCGGAACTTTGCTCTACCAAGCATTCGGCCAAGAAGCCGGTGCCGGAGCTGGACTGCAGTTTGACTGGGACGGCCAAATTGCCGGATGGAGCAACGCCGGAAAAGCCGCGCCTCGGATACGAGACCAACCCATGGATTGTCGTCGGGTTTTAGTTTAGAGAAGCAGTAACGCACCTAGCGCGGCCATCAGCACGGCAGGCGCGGCCATGCCCAGCATTGCCCTGTGCCTGTAGCGACAGACCGCGCTGCAAGGCCAGATTTGAGGCGGCGGTTTGCGTCGTCGACGATCAGGGCGCGGTGCATCTGGAGGCGGCGGTGATGGCCGATCCCGAGGCACTGTTTGCGGTGCTGAAGCCGTTTCTCGCGCGACTGCGGCGTGTCGGGCACGAGGCCGGCTCGCTGTCGCCTTGGCTGCAGCCGGAACTCAAGAAACTTGGCCTGCCGGCGATCTGCCTGGAGACGCAGCACGTGCGCGCCGCGCTGTCGGCGCAGCGCAACAAGACCGACAAGGCCGATGCGCTCGGCATCGCCCACATCATGCGCACCGGCTGGTTCCGCCAGGCCTAGATCAAGTCGGAGAGCTGCCACCGGACGAAGCTTCTGCTGACCCACCGGCGCAATCTGAAGGCCAAGTTTCTCGACCTGGAGAACGCCATCTGGCACTCGCTGAAGTCATTCGGCATTCGCCTCGGCAAGGTCGGACGCGGCGCTTTCGAGCAGGCGGTTCGCCAGGCTGTGGCCGACGATCCGCTGTCGGCCGAACTGATGGACGCCATGCTGTCGGCGCGCGCGGCGCTATGGAAACAGTACTGCCGGCTGCACGATCTCGTCGTGAAAATGGTGGCGCCCGGCGAGCTGTGTCGACGCTTTCATGGCGATCCCCGGCGTCGGCCCGGTGACGGCGCTCTCGTTCATGACGGCGATCGACGATCCGTCGCGCTTTCGCCGCTCGCGCGACGTCGCCGCCTACTTCGGGCTGACGTCGCGGCGCTGGCAGTCCGGCTCAACGATCGACATTCAGGGACGGATCTCCAAGGCCGGTGACGCGGACGTGCGGCGCGCGCTCTACGAGGCGGCGTCAGGTTTGATGACGCGCTTCAAGGGTAGGGACAAGGTCAAGAGTTGGGGCCAGGAGCTCGCCAAACGCTCCTGCCACCGCAAGGCTTGTGTTGCGGTGGCGCGCAAGCTGGCGGTGATCATGCATGCGATCTGGATGGACGGCACGTTCTATGTCGGCGATCCGGCTGCGGGCGAGGCCGACGGCCGCGCAGCGCGCCCATGTCAAGGACCGCAAGCTGCTCGGAGCGCATCGATGAGCGGCGCGACGGCGGTTGAAACGCATGGTGCTCGCACGCTGACGGACGCCACACAAGGAGATGCCCCGGCGGATGAGAACCGATGCAGACCAGGAACGACGGAACGCACGTTATCTCGCCTGCGGCCGCGCCGACGATGAGACGGCCGGACCGCGCCGGATTGCCTGTGACGCTGCTCCGTCACTCCGATGGAAAAGTGCGCCACGACGGTTCCGGTGCTGCAAATAAGCAGCGCTGCTACCCCGTCGCAGAGCGCGGAAGACTGCACGGCGCATCGGAACTCAACGCAAGAGTACGGGATCTTGGTGTAGAGCATAGAATAGTGTATTATCGTAGATTGGAAGAGGAACGACGATGGAATAAAGTCTCGCAAAATACGACCGATTAAGACGGCGAGATAAAAGGGAGCGAGGTGCGGCTTGGATCGGTCGTGTTGTTTCAGTGGGTTATCTAGGATTTTCGCGAGGTGCGGGCTTCCCCTGCACCTCCCAAGATTGTCGATTTTCGTTATTCGTCCGTAGCTTAGTGCGATGTGCGGCGCCTCGGTCGGCGCTTATGGAGAGTGGGGCCGGGAAGGGGGCGTGGTCTGAGACGGCAGCGAGACGCTCGACAGAAAGAAGCAGTTCTCGGAAGGGACGCGGGTCCTTCGGTGACCTATGGTCGACTGGCAGGTGACCTAGTCCCTATGATTGCTGGGCCTGAGGGCGGCCCGTCATCCGATATGCAACGGTACGAGGGTTAAGCCGGCTGGCCGGCGCAGAGCCTCATGCATAGGAGACGGGCCATATGGACCATATCAGATTTGTCGGTTTGGATATTCACAAGGAACGGATCTCAGTCGCGGTGGCGGAGAGCGGACGCTCCGGCTCGGTGGAATATCTCGGCGAGATTGCCAATGATGCTGATACCATCAGCAAGCTGTGCGATCGTCTCAGGCGGTCCGGCAAGCCACTGGCGTTTTGTTATGAGGCCGGCCCGTGCGGCTATGGCGTTCATCGCCAACTCACGCGCCTCGGCCATCGGTGCGACGTGGTGGCGCCATCGCTGATTCCGCGGAAGCCTGGCGATCGGGTGAAGACGAACCGTCGCGACGCCACCATGCTCGCCCGCCTTCATCGGGCCGGAGAGTTGACCCCAGTCTGGGTGCCCGACGCCGATCATGAAGCCATGCGCGACCTGATCCGGTTGCGCAGCGTCGTGCGACAGGTGGTGACGCGAGCGCGCCAACATCTTCAAGGATTTCTGCTGCGTCACGGGCGCAAGCATGAGCGCGGGACGGCCTGGCGAAAGGCTTACCGGCGATGGCTTTCGACATTGGCCTTCGACCATCCCGCTCAGCAGATCGCATTTCAGGACTACGTCGATGCTGTCATGGATGCGGAACGGCGCCTGCAGCAGGTCGAGGAACAGATACTCAGCCTGCTCCCGGAATGGAACCAGCGCCCGGTCGTTGACGCCTTGCAGGCGATGCGCGGCATCGCGCTGATTAATGCCGTGGTGCTGGTCGCGGAGGTCGGTGACTTCACACGCTTCTCAAACCCACGCCAGCTCATGGCCTATTTTGGCCTGGTCCCCGGAGAACAATCGAGTGGTGAGACCGTCTGGCGCGGCGGCATCACCAAGACCGGCAACACTCATGCCCGGCGCGCGCTGGTCGAAGGCGCCTGGGCTTACCGGATGAGAGCGCGCATCGGCCGGCACAAGGTCGACCGGATCGAGGCGCTGCCGAAAGTCGTTCGCGATATCGGGTGGAAAGCGCAAGTTCGACTGTGCACCCGATATC from Mesorhizobium sp. NZP2077 encodes the following:
- a CDS encoding outer membrane protein, with the protein product MRLISILLAGLVSLVAGSAIAADAVATDPVTTVNWSGAYIGAVAGYGWGSQTYNYVPATLSVDFDANGFVGGLTGGYNWQNDRFVLGVEGDISYANIRGDVLEPPVGAPCYIEGCSAKVSWFGTGRARLGYAFENLLPYVTGGFAVGRVKGSADLGACGGGATCGYSDTRWGWSAGAGVEWAMNQHLSLKAEYLHVDLGKPDFEVVSTTSDAIKLDTVRVGINYHF
- a CDS encoding J domain-containing protein, with the protein product MFIDYYEFLEVSPNANSETIERVFRIFAMRYHPDNQQTVNEARFSKIVEAHNVLKDPVKRAQYDILYREHAGLRLQLADEASDVRGADKDAVVQAKLLGLLCVKRRQDVSNPGIGDVEIERLLGCRREHLEFHL
- a CDS encoding IS110 family transposase, with protein sequence MDHIRFVGLDIHKERISVAVAESGRSGSVEYLGEIANDADTISKLCDRLRRSGKPLAFCYEAGPCGYGVHRQLTRLGHRCDVVAPSLIPRKPGDRVKTNRRDATMLARLHRAGELTPVWVPDADHEAMRDLIRLRSVVRQVVTRARQHLQGFLLRHGRKHERGTAWRKAYRRWLSTLAFDHPAQQIAFQDYVDAVMDAERRLQQVEEQILSLLPEWNQRPVVDALQAMRGIALINAVVLVAEVGDFTRFSNPRQLMAYFGLVPGEQSSGETVWRGGITKTGNTHARRALVEGAWAYRMRARIGRHKVDRIEALPKVVRDIGWKAQVRLCTRYRRLSARGKNANVVNVAIAREMVGFIWSIACTVQSAPKTA